Within Lagopus muta isolate bLagMut1 chromosome 1, bLagMut1 primary, whole genome shotgun sequence, the genomic segment tctttctttcttttttttattattacagagATAGTGTTATGTATCCTTCAAGGTATACTGAAGTTGCATTAAAAAGATGAATAAGGtcatttctgcactgctgtgataTCATTGGAAACCACATTTACTAAGTGTAGGTTCATTTTTGTgtcttgctttcttcctcattCTTGTTAGTAGAAGAGGCTATTACTGCCTTACAGACCCTTCTTTCAGGTAATCTTAGGTGACAGAGAATGAAATGAGTATGTTTCTGTAGGAATCTTGTGTAATACTCAGAGCTGAAGAGATCAATTCTGAATATCTTGTAATGAACGTGAATCtgttcagatttgttttccttctctgtgtgaACCTGAGAGCTGTCTCTCCAACAACCAAAAGTTTTGTCTGATCAAATCCAGTCTCAAGTTGATTTATTAAGCCAAATATTATGGAATATCATTGTTGCATTGCTCATAGGAAATCTGAGTGTAAATCTGCATGGCATCTAGAGCTAAAAGTTGGGTTGAACTGTTAAAAAGGAATCAACCAGTATAGTTGAAAATAATAACTTAGAGATTAGCATTATGTCACGTGTGGACATTTTGAAGCAGGAGCTATAGCCTTCCCTCACCTTTGATTTAGCACTGAGATATAGAAGTCTGTCTCTTATATATATAGCTgccctcagcatttctgttctctcttaAGCTCTAGTGGGAACACACAATGAGTCCTGCATAAGGCTAGTGCATAGAACCCAATAATCTGTATATCTTGGTATCTTTAATGGGTAATTCTTAGAAGGAATTGTGGGATTCTTTACTCTAGGTCTCTAGCTCTAGGAAGGTATTTCAGTatagatgtattttttccatatgcttTCATTAATTTCTCTATTTCAGTGGAGAATTCCTGCTTCAGGAAATAGTGTTAGATAATCATGGCATTACAGGACTATGTACTTTGAGAGGGTGGAAGAGAATCAATGAATTCAACCTGTGGGGTGAAATTCCACATTTCCAAATTTTCATATACCATGAGATGGTATATTTTGTAGAAATATGGACATAAATGGTCTTGGATCAAGAAACTacaattataataaatattttgttcttcGGCCAATTattcttaatttctctttgcACCTGAATACGTACAGCATGTAGGTTTGTGATTCCCACAAGCACTATGGCTATTTGGAGCACAGCATAAAATTGTAATCAACAATTGAGGAACAATAGCTACATAAGGGTAAAGCAGATGGAGTAGTTTTCCACTCTTCTAAACTATAATATTGAAAAGAACATCCGCTATTTTAGGATCAGGAATAGGCCATCTGCCCAAATTGCCTGCCCTTTCAGCTTTACCTTATTCCCACATTGCTATCAGTATTTTCATCTTGAGTGTCattatatttttatgctttataCATGAGACTTCATGTCAGTAGCTGATATTTTGTacagcatatttttctttaagaattcCAGGTCTTTCCTTAATATTTATGTTTTGATATTCAGATATTTTGCTCGCAATTATGATGTTTGCTTAATAGTTTCTCTATTAAGTCATACCACATCAGCCCTTAGTTGCAGTGTTGGAAGTGATGTTTCAGACTAAAACAATAGTAGCAGGAAATGAGCAAAAGACTAACAGGGTGCTTGGAAGATACAGGAGgcagcaaggcaaagaaaaggaCTTTGGGCTAAAAGGGTGTAGAAACAATgtaatctgaagaaaaaaaacaataaactaaacaaaaaaaaaacacaacaaagcaaaacaaacctaAGGaagtgattattattattattattattattattattattatgcagcaagaggatttttatttctaactttccttttcctctgaaagGAAGAACGACAGCAAAAGATTCTGTTGCTTTGAAGGCTATTCATTTACAGAGTACTACTTCAGTGTCGTTGTGGGCTGACAATTAGAAagaattacatatttttttccaaaggaacttttaaaaattgaaatggtTAGTTCAGTGAATATCAAGTGTTCTACAGGAATGTCAACATTTTGtatctgcatttcatttcatgatTTGTTATTAACTCATGTTATGTAAATACCTGCACAGTCATTTggcaaatgaaaatggaaggTTTTCTTCCTTAGTGCCTAAAGAaatcatataaaaatattttaatgtttgaagaacagcagttttttttttttctatttttttccaggaggATTCATCTCCTTTAGTATTTTTATTGAATAGGTCAATTCTCCATTTCAAAGGACAGATCTCACAAGACAGGATATGGCCATGTACTGTAATATTCCAGTTATTCATATCTTACCACATTTTAGCTGTAACTGAAGTGGAATTATGTGTATAAATGAGTAattgcaattattttgtttaaaaccCAACTTCTACAGCAGTTAAATCAATAATTTaggtattttttcatttcacaaactTTGACATCTGGGTTGGATTTTGATCTCAGTAGCTTCATATTGTGTTCACAGAATATTTGTACTGTTTTCATAATTCTTGTTTTGTGGCTACTGTTGTAGCATTGTATTCTCACCAGTATCTCGTCAGTCTTTTCCCAAGAAGACTGATTCAGGTTGTTTTCCAGTGGCACTAAACTGGAAGCTACTCGGATTGCAGATTTTGTAGGTCAACCAACTAATCTACAAAAACAATTAGTTGGCAAGGTCAACCCAAATTccataaaaaatgaatatttttcctaCTTAGCAGTTTATTTCATCATCTTTCCATTGTTGATCATGTAACCCCAAAGTGTTCTAAAGAAATcattgcttaatttttttctgtcattcccTCTTCAGTTTTATCCAAGATGTCTTTTGATAAGCTGTGTTATGATGAAGTAACATGTTATGATGATCCTCAGTAGACCAGTACTTTTTAACTCAGTGTATGTTTCTAGTTATCTAGTTCATAGCCCCTACGAAAACAGTATGTGGTAGCTGATCTTTTTCCAAGCATGAGGTGAATTGTTAACCTTGGTTTGTCTTTAGTTGTTTATGCTTAAAGGttattctctttgttttgtttaactgTATCCTTAAAAATGTCTCCTGTGGTTTTCATACTTATTACACACTTTCTGCTATGTAAAGTTTCCTGTCAATAATCTGATTTTACTCtattcagtgcatttttctcctctgttcttCTGGAATCATTTAgtaaataacttattttctaCATTGTAGAGGCACTTATTCTGAAACATCTCATCTGTCTTCCAATAGCAAATACTACTTAACAGTTGTTGATCCTTGTGTCTTTTCTATGACTAGCCAGCAAAAGATTGAGGAAAGGATGTCCATTTATTCTTTAAGTTATCTTGAGTTCATTGGTTAAGGTTACATAATCAGAGTGCATTTTATTAGTGAATTttggaaattgatttttttgttaagaGGGAAATTGCCatcttttatgtattttgtagCTACCGCTTGAAGTTGCAGTTTCACATTATGGTAGCTAGAACAAAAGCttaaatgtacatatatatcaTCTTGTCTCTGTTAACTGATGGAATGTTGGAATTGATATCTGTAAATGTTTTACCAAGAAGTAAATGGTTAATCTTTCCATGAATAGAGCATTGCTATTTTCAGTGTAGTAGCTGACAGAAAGAGGTAAGGCGACTGAGTCCAAACACTGAATTAATGTCTTATGCTTTAAGTACTGCTTACCCAGACACTGACATTTCAAACACTGATcttgccttctgttttcttttgtttcagagagTTTTTGCCAGGATAAAATTAATCTATTGTCTGGCCACTATTTTATGGTGTGAAAATTCTCAAATTATATGAGCTACTGAAAAATCTGTGACCTTGTAACCTAATGTAGGGACACTTTTGATCCTGTTCTTTTGTGCGTTTTCCTAGTATTCCTTGAAGTAGCACTTTTAAATGATAGCTGATAGgacacacagaaataaagaatattaGTCAATTTAATAGTGATTATGGAGATGTGTCTGTATAGTTGTTTGGTTACCAAAGTTCTTTTTTCCTAcgaaaaacaaaatctcaacttaatgtttcagaaatggagaaaggaaggtGTTAAATTATAAAATGACTTCCTCAGAGTCACATGAGAGGATTGCAatgttatttaagaaaatacaaatgcatttttctttttgagagatAAATTAAATCGTTTACATCTGGGCAACTAGCAATGTTTCTTCTTCAATCTTCTTCTTCTATTCTTCTTCAATCAATTTCTTAAGATACCAGGTATATTTTCAGGTATATTTTGATATCAAGATAAATTACAGAGTGATTCAAACAGTTGTGAGATATGCTTAGTTACTTAGCAGTTAAGTACAAAAATTCTAGATGCTAATGCAATTTatctagaaacaaaacaatttaatgAGATATTTAAATAATGTAGATATAAGTAGGGCTTACATGATGATGGAGGTGGGGGGAAGGATTTTCATGCTTGTGTTCATATTATATAAAactgtgcagagctgtttctGCCTGCAAGAGATTCTTGTTTCTAAGCTGTATTAATTGTGAGTTCAGCTTGTAGCTTGATTCAAAAGGTAGGAATACAGGACATACCCACATGTTCTTGTTAACATGCACGGTGTCTGCGCGGTGATGGCCCAGTGCTGGgtactttttctttgtaaactgCAGCACTCCATAAGCTCTGTCTACGGCCCTGAAATCAGCAACACCATTTCAGCATCTTTGTCTGATGCCTTTCAGCGTTCCTTTGTGCAGGACACTGATTCATCatgttgttggttttcttttcttcattgaAGCGTATAAAACCTCCTAATATCCTATTTTTGATGGTTTAGAATTAACACCAGCttgtttctctctgcctttaaaaactttgaaaataacCTTTGCATGATTTTATTATGCTAAAacttaattagaaaaaaagatatttttaaaacaaatgcctGTTATTAAAtagcagaagggaaaatgaaattatttttctgtgtttgcatgccaataatattctgaaattatataaaaaactataaatatatggaaaaagagaatttctaTGTACAAAAGGTAGTTCTGCTTCTAGCTACAATCATGCTGTCAATGATTCCATAGAAATTTTTACTTTAGCCAagtctaaaaaaataaaatgtatgttaTTGTAGAGTTTTAAGTATATAAAATATGTGAATTACTTAAAAGTAATGTTTGCCACTCctattttaactttttataCAAGCTACCTATGCATTCAGTTGATATTTAATTCCCTAGTTACAAAATTCAgtgataactttttttcttcattcttcctgTTTGTACTTATAGTCATCAAATgaaataacacacacacacagatatataTAAATCAATTTCTTTATCTGGAGTCACCATATCTTCAGCCATTTTAATGGTCTGATGTCTTTTTTCTAGAGTACTTGCTAGTAGTTATTCTGCAAGAGTCATGTGTCATTTTGGCTTGTGATCAAAATTCTAATCAACAGGATTCTGAGCACATTTCTGCTTATGGGCCCAGTCTTGCTCTCATGAGAATTTTAACTTTGATATGAGTAGAGTCAGGTATTCAttgttctcatttcatttcatttatttcatttctactAATAATGTTTCTGTCAGTCATTTACTGCTTGTTAGATTGTGAAAGCTGGTGTGTTTAAAAACTAGTCAGTTGTTGTTATTGCTGAAGAGAAGCACGCAGGTTTACAAATAAATCCTTAATGTCATCTAAGCTGTTCAAACTAGATGAGTTCAGTGTATCGCAGCCTTAAGTTTAGACATTACTAATAACTGAATTTCCCTTTTGATTGAAGACAAAATGTTGGATTTATATGTTCTGAgtctaaaaatgcatttatttttcagtctttttggAAAATACCAAAGTAGCTTAGAATGTGCTTTTATCaataactaataataataattttaataattatatatatataaatatgtattatatatattatatatataatatataaataatatgttgtatatatatataaataaaaataaataatttattttattttatcaaaaaCTAATAATATCAAAAACTAATAATCTATTTCCCTGTCAGTCCTATGTCTCCTTTCTGCCattcacaggatcacagaactgtaggggttggaggggacctctagagatcatcaagtcagtccccctgcaaagcaggcccactacagcaggttgcataggtaggcatccaggcaggtcttgaacatctccagagaaggagaatccaccacctccctgggcagcctgttccagtgctccgtcacctcactgtgaaGGATTTTCTTTGCATATTGGTGCGAAACTTCCTACGCTCCAGTTTGTGGCCGTTtcatttccccttgctctgtccccacagactgctgaaaagagtcccTTTGATTCCCACACTTAAGATACTCATTAttaagatcccctctcagtcttcttttgtcaagactgaacagacccaggttaatcagcctttcctcataggggagatgctccagaccctttaTAATcattgtggccctccactggactctttccaggagatcccttATCTCTTCTACCTCCCACATTAAGCGATACATAAAATACAGTTATTATTACTGACCAGTATGAGTAAATACtttgtgaaaatgtttattatGCGGCTCATTGTAGTTGTACAGCCTAAAACCATCAAAAATAACCTCCATGCTCCAACTGGCATTTCAGCAGGAGAATATGTAAGGAAATATTCTAAGAGATATTATCATGAGTTTGTTTATTGTCAAACAAGAGCACCCCAAATACTTCTCTAGGAACAAACAAGCCAAAAACGGTTTTGATTTTaatcaaaaatgtattttcctcatAAAAAAATTTCACATACTCACTGTGTCTACTCTACAGAATTTGTCCATTTCATTACACCATGTGTCAATCCTAGTATAGCTTTCACTGCAAAACTCGTGGCTATTGTTTGTAATACAGCACAGGAGGAGGTATTGCTCAGTTCCACTACTTTTAagtaatagtaaaaaaaaaaaaaagaaaatacagaaaatgttctTGGCTACTTGCACTGTATTCCAGACTTCAAAGTCTCACGAAAGTTctagaaaatgaagttaattgTATTTGGTTGGTAGAATACTCTTAGAAGCCTTAGTTAAAATTCTTCTCTTACGCTGAGGCAGTACATATTCCTATTTGTCACCAGCAAAGTCCAGGCATCTAATTTCTAGAAGATgcaatttttcttgtttctgttttgtttagcacacgtacagtcctgtgctttttatttcagaaattaagtGATATTTATGACATATTGGTTGGTACGCCTATTAGAGTTGATTTAACTtccattgctgtgcttttttctttgcccaTGTCCCAAAGACTGATTAGAGGAGGATAAAGCTCATTGAGTGAAAAGGATTGTTTCTTCAGATAATTTCTTACATAGCTGTGTCGAACATCATAGTTCATGTCTCGTGGGATGCAGCTGTAGAGATACACCACAGAGATGATTCCCAGAAGAGCACCAAGGCAGGCAAGAAATCCTATGATGCTGTTCTTTTCATAGTCTTTCACTGCCGTATCTAGTCCTTTAGTGGTTACATTGACACATTGTTTCTTATTCTGTGGGTAAATAGTGGGAATATCTATACAAATTTTGTATTCAGTTGATGGATTTAGATGTGTAAGGTTATATACCTTTATATCAGATGGTACTCGAGcgctctgtgcagcctgagagttttcagttttcagaaaagcagtccATCTAACACTGGACTTCAGAATTTTAGAACTTGTTTTCCATGAAACCAAAACAGAATTAGATCTTACATCTTTGATTTTGATATTCAAAGGTCCATTGCTGTCCTGAGGGAGAGAGCCATCCACTTTAATCATGACTGACTTTAGATCTGCCCCAACTAAATTTGTTGCTATGCATGTGTATAAGccactttctttctctgttacaTCACTTATGTCTAATGTCCCTTCGGAATGAATGTAGTATTTATCAGAAATAGTATTAGGCAAAAGTTTATGTCCTGATGGCGTTATCCAGTAGATTTCAGGTTCTGGTTCTGCTGTTGCTCTGCAGTGTAAGGAAATATGGCTGCCAGTTTTTAATTCCAAAGTAGATGGAAAGCTTTCAGGAGCTATCAGAGGGAGACAGATTTCCATCATTTCCCGGAAGTGTATCTGTCTCACATTCTGGCCTTGGAATTCAGGAGGGTCTACACAAAACAGAGACTCTGGCTCCATGAAGCgaatatttgttttgttcatgtTAATCCAGCGGATGACGCAGTCACATCTAATGGGATTGCTGTGTATGCTAACTTCCTTCAGGTTAGGCAGCGATTCTATTGTACTGCGGTACAGGGCACTCAGTGCATTGCTGTTGAGCATGAGTGATTCCAGCTTGGGAAGTCTGTAGAAAGCGTTTGGATGAATGTATGATAATCTTGGATTGTTGGtagcttctatttttcttaaatctggTAAATTATCAACAGCAAGACTATCTATGGAAATCAGTTCAGGCATATTATTAATTCCTAACTCCTTCAGGTGTAGCATATTGCTAAAATCCCCCCTTCGTATTCTGTTAATGGGATTCTTATTTAGATCCAGAAATTTGAGATTTGTAACCTTTTGAAGAGCAATATGGGGCACTTTAACAAATCTATTGTCAtagaaggaaatgctttctAAATTTTCAAGGCCAGCCAAAGCATTATCTGGTATTTCAGTGAGATTTATGCTGGCTAAAACTAGGCTGCGCAGATTGATAAGAGGCTTAAAGTTCATATCTTCGATTCTGATTATTGGATTTTCTCCAATCATGAGAATCTCCAGATTAGGAATAGCTTCAAACCACTTACTGTTGATCATTTGCAGACCATTTGAATTGAGATGAAGTCTGAGAAGATTATTGAGGCCTATGAAAGCTCCCGGCGCAATCATAGAAAGCATGTTATGATTAATGTAAAGCTCTTGTAAGTTGTGGAGTCCAGAGAGACATTCTTCAGGGAGTTCagtaagtttgttttcttccaggtACACAGAAAGCAACTGTGGTATTTTTGTAAGATTAATACTGGCCACCGAGGATAAATTGTTCTGAGATAAGTCTAGACCAGTTAAATTCACTGGGAAGTCTACTGAGTGTTCAATTTTTCCAATGTTGTTAGTCTGTAGAAGTAAAACCTGTGTGTCAGCAGGCAGTCTGGCTGGAAAATTTAAAAGGCCTAAATCATTACAGTCCACTGTCGGAACCTCCATATATACAGACCGGGGAGTGAACCAAGGTCTGATCTCACATATACACAACTCTGGgcagtctgcttttttttctacagcCTGTACCACTGCAGTGATAACTAGGCCaagtagaaaattaattttgagttGCATGTCCTTCATTTTAGCTGAAATGTTCGGAAAAGTAAGAGACCCTTTAGTATTCCACGGTTACGATTTTGGAATTCAGTATGACCCGGTCAATTGATAAAACATAGACTTGCATTTGTCAGAGGCAGATTTCGAAGGACTTTCTTCCTGAGGATAAGTGATAAATTTACAAGCAACTTGTCCAGTAGCAAGAGACATTTTGTGGAAATGAAGGTCACTCTGTCCTTGATGACATAAAATTGATAAGCTTTGTGAAGATGAGGCATGTATAGATGGTCATAGGAGATTAAgcaattcatttatttagtaGTATTAACTTCAAATCCCATGATTGATTAGTGTTTGCAGGAATGACAGGATGACCTAAAATataagaagaggaaataattaGTATAAGAAACTATAAAGTTATAAATTAATTTAGCTATCTCTTGCTCTCTAATGTTAATTATTGcaagtaagaaaagaaaatgactgtggTGCCTAGAGTATTGTAGTGGTATCCGAATAGCATAAATGAAGTTAATATAGTAATATATCTTTAGACTTGTAGCTTGTCATATATCCAGTGGAGCATTGCTCTGAAGAAAGATGAAGATCTACAAAGTATAAAGCAGAATATATCAGTGAgatttttctacatattttatgttcctttaaaatactttctttttttcttacagttatCACCAGAAGCAGGCTGAGTTCTGTAGGCTTTGAAAATGTAAACACTGAGCAAAATTCTACAGAGAATGAATACTTAACTTTTGaatgtgaaatttaaaaatataaagaacatGACTTATATGTAATCAAGGGAAAATGATTGGATTAATACTCATTTCTTATGGTGACATACTTAGATGAGCCTCTGAGatctttaaacagaaatatacaAAATTAATAATCCactatttctattattttctgattctttctgtAGCTGTTGTTTAGGAGTGAAActtcccctccccacctccttCTTTAAGTAATAACTGGAAAGAATACTATACCTCATAATAAATAGGTTGTCATCTTGACATACCTAGTCTGAATACTGCCGTGCATATTTTGGCTTCAATAATTTCAATTgcaagggattaaaaaaaacaagaaaaatgtctttagaGAGATAAGAAAAAATAGTCAATGCTAGCAATTCCTTTTCAATCCATACCTCTGCAAGAATCTGAAATTTTCAGTGAAGTTACAGATCTTCTTCATATCCCAAATGATAATAAAGATGGGAGTCTGGATGTCCTGAAGTGTCAAATGTGtctttt encodes:
- the LRRN3 gene encoding leucine-rich repeat neuronal protein 3; translated protein: MKDMQLKINFLLGLVITAVVQAVEKKADCPELCICEIRPWFTPRSVYMEVPTVDCNDLGLLNFPARLPADTQVLLLQTNNIGKIEHSVDFPVNLTGLDLSQNNLSSVASINLTKIPQLLSVYLEENKLTELPEECLSGLHNLQELYINHNMLSMIAPGAFIGLNNLLRLHLNSNGLQMINSKWFEAIPNLEILMIGENPIIRIEDMNFKPLINLRSLVLASINLTEIPDNALAGLENLESISFYDNRFVKVPHIALQKVTNLKFLDLNKNPINRIRRGDFSNMLHLKELGINNMPELISIDSLAVDNLPDLRKIEATNNPRLSYIHPNAFYRLPKLESLMLNSNALSALYRSTIESLPNLKEVSIHSNPIRCDCVIRWINMNKTNIRFMEPESLFCVDPPEFQGQNVRQIHFREMMEICLPLIAPESFPSTLELKTGSHISLHCRATAEPEPEIYWITPSGHKLLPNTISDKYYIHSEGTLDISDVTEKESGLYTCIATNLVGADLKSVMIKVDGSLPQDSNGPLNIKIKDVRSNSVLVSWKTSSKILKSSVRWTAFLKTENSQAAQSARVPSDIKVYNLTHLNPSTEYKICIDIPTIYPQNKKQCVNVTTKGLDTAVKDYEKNSIIGFLACLGALLGIISVVYLYSCIPRDMNYDVRHSYVRNYLKKQSFSLNELYPPLISLWDMGKEKSTAMEVKSTLIGVPTNMS